One stretch of Haladaptatus sp. R4 DNA includes these proteins:
- a CDS encoding lactate racemase domain-containing protein: MVTLDVPRPTEFENVNDVEIEDLPRVAYATRERDPPQIDDVASATRAAVDDIPALSDLDPGAEVAITVGSRGIHDMPELVEAAVAELADRGYQPFVMPAMGSHGGGTPEGQRSVLAEYGVTEERLGCEIRDAMTVESVAEDETGRPVPVSTVALDADAVLLTNRVKLHTDFHAEVESGVTKMCVVGLGKQRGAEEMHNAAITRGLGTVVAERAALIFEHAPVVGGIALVENARDRAAHIEGVPVGDIPDREPELLERSKELFPGLPVDRLDLLIVDEMGKEVSGTGMDTNVLGRYQFLDEHEPDSPEIRRIYVRTITAASHGNGLGVGLADFVYEDLVERLDLVDTYLNTVTSGEPSRAHIPIVSPSDRTTLLLAYSMTGVRDPKDLRIGYIRNTLEPDELYVSEPVADELRERDDTRVGDLRPLAFDDDGDFAFGFDD, encoded by the coding sequence ATGGTTACGCTTGACGTTCCACGCCCGACGGAATTCGAGAACGTCAACGACGTCGAAATCGAGGACCTCCCACGGGTCGCGTATGCCACGCGAGAACGCGACCCGCCCCAGATCGACGACGTGGCCTCCGCGACGCGCGCGGCGGTGGACGACATCCCGGCACTCTCCGATCTCGACCCGGGAGCCGAGGTCGCAATCACTGTCGGGAGCCGTGGTATCCACGACATGCCCGAACTCGTCGAGGCGGCGGTCGCCGAACTCGCGGATCGAGGCTACCAGCCGTTCGTGATGCCGGCGATGGGAAGTCACGGCGGTGGAACCCCTGAGGGTCAACGGTCAGTTCTCGCGGAGTACGGCGTCACCGAGGAACGCCTCGGTTGCGAGATACGCGACGCGATGACGGTGGAATCGGTCGCCGAGGACGAAACCGGTCGTCCCGTCCCCGTTTCGACGGTCGCGCTCGACGCGGACGCCGTCCTCCTCACAAATCGCGTGAAACTCCACACCGACTTCCACGCGGAGGTGGAATCGGGGGTGACCAAGATGTGCGTCGTCGGCCTCGGAAAGCAACGGGGTGCGGAGGAGATGCATAACGCCGCCATCACGCGCGGTCTCGGAACCGTCGTCGCGGAGCGCGCCGCCCTAATTTTCGAACACGCGCCAGTGGTCGGCGGCATCGCCCTCGTCGAGAACGCACGCGACCGAGCGGCACACATCGAGGGCGTTCCCGTCGGGGACATTCCCGACCGGGAACCCGAACTGCTGGAGCGCTCGAAGGAGCTCTTTCCGGGGCTTCCGGTCGATCGACTCGACCTCCTCATCGTGGACGAGATGGGAAAGGAGGTTTCTGGAACCGGAATGGACACGAACGTCCTCGGGCGGTATCAGTTCCTCGACGAGCACGAACCCGACTCACCGGAAATTCGGCGCATCTACGTCCGAACGATCACCGCCGCTTCGCACGGTAACGGTCTCGGGGTGGGCCTTGCTGACTTCGTTTACGAAGACCTCGTCGAGCGATTGGACCTCGTGGATACCTACCTGAACACGGTGACGAGCGGCGAACCGTCGCGGGCACACATCCCCATCGTCTCGCCGAGCGATCGAACGACGCTCCTGCTGGCGTACTCGATGACGGGCGTCCGCGACCCGAAAGACCTGCGTATCGGCTACATCCGGAACACGCTGGAGCCGGACGAACTCTACGTCTCCGAACCCGTCGCGGATGAACTCCGGGAGCGAGACGACACGAGAGTGGGTGACCTGCGCCCCCTCGCGTTCGATGACGACGGCGACTTCGCCTTCGGGTTCGATGACTGA
- a CDS encoding ROK family protein produces MSVTSSVAVIDIGSTRIRYGPATREGPVTVETEPTDPMRLTAQLVDIVDRLRTQSPGTIRHVSVSTTGLVDAERGVIDEFDTADGETIHDIPVAAAMKDAFGLPTAVENDCTAAAIGEDTFGSGFRSDTVVHVTFGTGIGAGVVIDGTPVRGEEGYAAEVGLVPIVADGDLSSTGVRGAWEAYCSGRGIPQFARHLLATDDRSSMLRSMDEVSAPDVFAAADDGDEFAGDVLDRVARYNAAGIGAIANMFNPGIITLGGSSRSKTPTGSWMGSTATWTSTSSPTRRSSSSRVWARTSNCTAGRRRSSVRTRAHPWRSRSATDPAWSRRERCKSNFIARRLRDPSPTYPRLTNQD; encoded by the coding sequence GTGAGCGTTACATCCTCCGTCGCAGTCATCGATATCGGGAGCACGCGGATTCGGTACGGACCCGCCACGCGTGAGGGGCCCGTAACGGTCGAGACCGAACCGACGGACCCGATGCGATTGACGGCGCAACTCGTCGATATCGTCGACCGTCTCCGCACGCAATCGCCCGGAACGATCCGGCACGTCTCCGTTTCGACGACCGGACTCGTCGACGCCGAGCGGGGCGTCATCGACGAGTTCGATACGGCGGACGGCGAGACGATTCACGACATTCCGGTCGCCGCCGCGATGAAGGACGCCTTCGGTCTTCCGACGGCCGTCGAAAACGACTGCACGGCGGCCGCAATCGGGGAGGACACCTTCGGATCGGGGTTCCGATCCGATACCGTCGTCCACGTCACGTTCGGAACGGGAATCGGTGCGGGCGTCGTCATCGACGGCACGCCTGTTCGGGGTGAAGAGGGCTACGCTGCGGAAGTCGGACTCGTCCCCATCGTCGCGGATGGCGACTTGTCGAGCACCGGCGTTCGGGGTGCGTGGGAGGCCTACTGCTCGGGTCGAGGAATTCCGCAGTTCGCTCGTCACCTCCTGGCGACGGACGATCGATCCTCGATGCTTCGCTCGATGGACGAGGTTTCCGCCCCCGACGTGTTCGCGGCGGCCGACGACGGTGACGAGTTCGCAGGGGACGTCCTCGACCGCGTGGCGCGGTACAACGCCGCCGGTATCGGTGCGATCGCGAACATGTTCAACCCCGGGATCATCACGCTCGGCGGGTCGTCGCGCTCAAAAACCCCGACCGGATCTTGGATGGGATCCACCGCCACTTGGACGAGTACGTCCTCGCCGACCCGCCGGTCGTCCAGCTCACGAGTTTGGGCGCGGACATCGAACTGTACGGCGGGGCGGCGACGTTCTTCGGTGCGAACGAGAGCGCACCCGTGGCGGAGCAGGTCAGCGACTGACCCCGCGTGGTCGCGACGTGAACGCTGTAAATCGAATTTTATTGCCCGTCGCTTGAGGGATCCGAGTCCGACGTATCCTCGACTAACGAATCAGGACTGA
- a CDS encoding geranylgeranylglycerol-phosphate geranylgeranyltransferase produces MSTDGRAKGLFELTRPGNTFAAGMLTFIGAFVAGGVFTDSQPVQVVAAVVATWLATGAGNAINDYFDRDIDRINAPDRPIPRGAVSPKGTLLFSIVLFVGAVAAALLLPVFAIAIAALNLVALVAYTKLFKGLPGVGNAVVAYLGGSTFLFGSAAVAADAGSTAIPVDGIRTAAILFLLAALSTFTREIIKDVEDMDGDREEGLNTLPLAIGARPATIFGTVLLVVAVLASPLPYLWGVFGLPYLAVVVPADAVMLYAAAESFGDPTAGQNHLKYGMFLAAVAFVVGRIAVLF; encoded by the coding sequence ATGAGTACAGACGGACGTGCGAAGGGACTGTTCGAACTCACACGTCCGGGCAACACGTTCGCCGCGGGAATGCTCACGTTCATCGGGGCGTTCGTGGCGGGCGGCGTGTTCACCGATTCACAGCCGGTGCAGGTGGTCGCGGCCGTGGTAGCGACGTGGTTGGCGACCGGCGCGGGCAACGCCATCAACGACTACTTCGACCGGGATATCGACCGCATCAACGCGCCGGACCGACCGATTCCACGGGGGGCGGTGTCCCCGAAAGGAACGCTGCTCTTCAGCATCGTCCTGTTCGTCGGGGCCGTCGCCGCGGCGCTCTTGCTCCCGGTGTTCGCCATCGCAATCGCGGCGCTGAACCTCGTCGCGCTCGTCGCGTACACGAAACTGTTCAAGGGGTTGCCGGGCGTCGGAAACGCGGTCGTCGCCTATCTCGGCGGCAGCACGTTTCTCTTCGGGAGTGCCGCAGTCGCGGCCGACGCCGGGAGCACCGCGATTCCGGTGGACGGAATCCGAACCGCGGCCATCCTCTTCCTGCTCGCCGCGCTCTCGACGTTCACGCGCGAGATCATCAAAGACGTGGAGGACATGGACGGCGACCGCGAAGAGGGGTTGAACACGCTTCCGCTGGCCATCGGCGCGCGACCCGCGACGATTTTCGGAACGGTATTGCTCGTCGTCGCCGTGCTCGCCAGTCCACTCCCGTACCTGTGGGGGGTGTTCGGACTTCCGTATCTCGCCGTCGTCGTCCCGGCCGACGCGGTCATGCTCTATGCGGCCGCCGAAAGCTTCGGAGATCCGACAGCAGGACAAAATCACTTGAAGTACGGGATGTTTCTCGCCGCGGTTGCGTTCGTCGTCGGTCGAATCGCCGTTCTCTTTTGA
- a CDS encoding recombinase RecA, producing MYNLGETFSGMEVSPGTNLLVAGPPMTGKRRLTFDVLAHGDDSGTIIVTTKSTGKQVLSEYESRRTDGDSPIGIVDCVSKQQGMNPGRVDGIEFASSPVDMTGIGIKLSEFLQRFYDSGVRSNRIAFDSLSTLLMYSNLQTVFRFLHVFTGRVQSAEALGLFVIDSSAHDAKTMSTLRQLFDGEIEIREADGNESEVRMKGIGPTTDWQRL from the coding sequence ATGTACAATTTAGGAGAGACGTTCTCGGGAATGGAGGTTAGCCCGGGGACGAACCTGCTCGTTGCTGGTCCACCGATGACCGGAAAGCGGCGTCTCACGTTCGATGTGCTCGCACATGGAGATGACAGTGGCACGATCATCGTGACGACGAAGAGCACCGGCAAGCAGGTGTTGTCGGAATACGAATCGCGTCGCACCGACGGTGATTCTCCGATCGGTATCGTAGACTGCGTCTCGAAGCAGCAAGGAATGAATCCGGGGCGCGTAGATGGTATCGAGTTCGCATCTTCCCCCGTGGACATGACGGGCATCGGAATCAAACTCTCGGAGTTCCTCCAGCGGTTTTACGATTCGGGCGTCCGGTCGAACCGAATCGCGTTCGACTCGCTTTCGACGCTGCTGATGTACTCGAATCTGCAGACTGTCTTTCGATTTTTGCACGTCTTTACCGGCCGCGTACAGAGTGCGGAAGCGCTCGGACTGTTCGTCATCGACTCGTCGGCACACGACGCGAAGACGATGAGCACGCTTCGGCAACTGTTCGACGGCGAGATCGAGATCCGTGAAGCGGACGGGAACGAATCGGAAGTCCGAATGAAAGGCATCGGTCCGACGACCGACTGGCAGCGACTATAG